The genomic DNA TATGTGAAATTCGGTGGTTCTCTGAAACATACGCAGCCCTAAGATGAGCTTCAGTTTTGCGAAAATCTGCAATTTTGAGCTCAGATGAACTCGTTTCCTGAAGATTATTATAGTGCAcgatcagtttttttttttaacacgGGTTTGTTGGTTGAAGaaactcttattcttcttaaaGATATACATGTAATCAATCATCGGACAGGGTCTTCACGGTGCAGATGCTACATGGCTTCTATAGTTGCCTTCGCGGCACATCTGTTGACTTTGGATTGATTGGTCCATATCATGattcaaattgaaaaattacaacTTTATAATCTTTTAGAAAAGGTTTTGGTATGCTGATTGGAGATCCCAGACGGACAACATTATTGGTATAGCTATTGCTTTTAGCAGGTTCCTCCAGTACTTCTGCTATTGATGAATTGTGCTGTGAGTATCCTAAGCTCGATGAAGTGCCCTCTTATCTTCCTAATAGCTCACATGAGTATCTTTTTATTCGTAGGAAGATCTTCAAAATTTATCGACAAGCAGCGGGGAGAAGGGTGATGACTTGATAAGAGTTCTCAGAGAGCTTACTGCTGTGCAAAGAAAGATTGCAGATCTGCAGGTGGAACTGCAAGGTCGAAAGGTACGCTTGCTCCCCATTTCATTTAGCTTCTTTCGTTCTGATGAGTTTTGGAAGGACAAATGTAGGAATATTTTCAGTCTTTGGTTCTTCCCAAAAAGAATACAGAGATAATACTCGTCACACTTGAGCTTCATTCTGCAGGATGATAAGAATGTTGCGCATTTAACTCATGTGAGTGAAATGCAAAAGAAGATTGAGACTCTGGCAAAAATAACAACCATATTGAAAGATGTTATTCAGAATAAGGTAATAACCTTGATCCCAAACTTCTCTTTTTAACTTTTCTCGTTTTGCTGTATGAATCCAATATAGTTAGATGGCCATATTAGACTTTAAAATTCAGATATGAACTGACTTTGTCTTCTTTTACATAATCGTTGGCAGGATAGAATTATAGCTCGGCTTCAGCAACCGTATTCCTTGGACTGCATTCCAGTGGAAGCAGAATATCAAGTTAGTCAATGAAATGTAGTTGATTTATTCGAAGCTTACGTGAACTTTAAATAACAGACCATGTGATCATGAACTAAATTCTGGAAAATGTGTCATTTAGATCACTATGTTTGCAGGGGTTTCTAATTGATTTCTCTTTCATCGATTACCCACATCTCTCTCTAACTATCCTTATCATAATAGACAGTTCATTTTCTTCGAATCTAACTCAAGTTGTTAAGTTCTGACAGCATCCGTCCCTTCTATTCATGCATGCGCGATTCTTCTTGGTCTGAATTTGCATGGCTTTAGTGCATGATATATCATAATGTTTGGAGTATATGTAATCAGCTTCTCACTCCAATTGATTATCCACTTCTCTCTTTGCTCTTCTTTCAGCAACTTCTGTCTGATCAGTCACTCTTTTTCATTAGTAGGCATTATTGTTTATAAGGTTCTTGAGGCCTAAAAAACCAAAAGACGTTAAACACTCGCTGAGTTTTCCATTCGGAATTTTGAATTTGGCCTAGGAATTTATGGTGTTGCTTTCATGCTGTGGAATGAATGGTAGTTGCTGATCAATGCAATCCTAATGCATCTTTTCATTGTTATACGCAGaaacaattttctgaattacTGATGAAGGCTGCTAGTGATTATGGCGCCTTGACAGCCTCAGTTTCTGACTTTCAATGGAGCCAAAACTTCAAGGAGCCTCCTTCAGTTTGGGGGGTATACTAGTTTATTGGCTCATCTTTCCATAAATTTTCTTGCCGTTCCACAAAATTTTCGACCATTTTCTTGCATGTTTGTTGCTTGCTATTTGCATATATTAACAGCTCCTGACTATGCCAATGTCACTTGTGATGCAGGAAATGCTCCGTCCCATTCCCGTCGCTTTAGCTTCCTGCACCCGATTCTTTGAAGCCATGTCAGCTATGAGAGAATCCTTCGCAACCCTGCAAAAGCTGAGAGTGGGCCACTTGTCTCCCTCCGTTCCAGCAACACCCAACTCGGAACCTCCCGAGAAGTCAATAGGGGATTCTTCTGACTGTGTAACTCCGCCAGCATGGAGGAATGAGTCAAGTTTCGACGACCTAGCCTTGAGGAGCCACAGAGGGCAAGAAACAGGACGGACCGGAAGTGAGGATGGGAACAGCGAGGTGAGCGAGGGGAATCAGGTAGATGGGACGAGCCACAGGCGGCTCTCTTGGCCTCCAGTAAAGAAGGTCGGGATTTAGTTGAAAAGGTCAGTGCACTTCATTTGCTCGTAAGCACTTGTCTGAAACTACCCTTGTGCAGTTTGTAGTATATAATGTCTTGAGCATCATAATTTAAA from Punica granatum isolate Tunisia-2019 chromosome 2, ASM765513v2, whole genome shotgun sequence includes the following:
- the LOC116193533 gene encoding AUGMIN subunit 2; this translates as MAMAGDTTWVGKKPLRRIGGMSDALSIASDLGFSVAPTPSQEDLQNLSTSSGEKGDDLIRVLRELTAVQRKIADLQVELQGRKDDKNVAHLTHVSEMQKKIETLAKITTILKDVIQNKDRIIARLQQPYSLDCIPVEAEYQKQFSELLMKAASDYGALTASVSDFQWSQNFKEPPSVWGEMLRPIPVALASCTRFFEAMSAMRESFATLQKLRVGHLSPSVPATPNSEPPEKSIGDSSDCVTPPAWRNESSFDDLALRSHRGQETGRTGSEDGNSEVSEGNQVDGTSHRRLSWPPVKKVGI